The Priestia koreensis genomic interval GTATTCTCGATTTGAACACGTCGGCACGTGAAATTTTTTATACGAAAAGTTGGCTTGGCGAACAGATTCAAGAGATGCTACCGAGTTCGCACGACTTTCATCAGCTGATTGGAAAGCGGATAGAATTGGACGTTCGAATTGAAAAAAATGAATGGAAAACGGTTGAAATTACGGTGACAGAAATTCATACAGAGCAGCTTCCTGAATATTTGGTGTATATACGTGATATCACTGCACAGAGGTATTACGAGGAGGATCTTCAGGAGACGAACGATCGGTATCAGCAGTTGTTTAATTCCTCACCTCTTGCCATTATCGTTCATCGACACGGAGAGATTATTTCGGCGAATGAGGAAAGCTTAAAAATTGTCGGAACGATGCATGAGTACGAGGTCGTTGGGCACTCCATTTTGCAGTTTATTGCTCCTGAACAGGTAGGAAAAGTAGAGCGTATGATTAAGAATCTGCTAAAGGGAGAAATTGATCATAACGCACTATTAAAGGAAATTAAAATCCACAATATGCAGGGCGATGAGCTTTATATTGAAACAAGGTCAAACGTTATTAAGATGAGAGGGATGTTTTACGTTCAGACCATCATCAAAGATATTACGGAAACACGAAAGGTGAAAAACTCCGTTCGCTACATTGACTATCAGGACGAGCTGACGGGATTACCAAACGGTGGGCTTTTTAATACGCTTGCTCACAACATGCTAGAAAAAGCGAAAAAGGAAAAGACATCTGTATCGGTTCTTTTGATTGACCTAGATCGCTTTCGCTATGTGAACGAACAGTACGGACGTGACGTTGGAGATCAGCTGTTAAAAGAGGTCGTGAAACGAATCAAAAAACTACTGGTCGCAAACGATATTTTATCTCGCTTTGGCAGCGATAATTTTTTACTTGTAACGTCTGGTTTAACCCGAAATGAAGTCCATAGTCTTGCAAAAGATATGCTAGAAGCAATTCAAGAAGTCTTTTTCATTGAAGGAGAGAGCATTTCCTTAAGTGCTAGTATCGGAGTGAGTTTGTTTCCGAAAAATAGCCTCGTGTTAAACACGCTCATTCGTCAGGCGGATTTAGCGATGTATCACACGAAAAAGCATGGACGAAACAATTTATCGTTTTATGAGGCAACGATGAAAACGACCGATACAAGGCAAATGATGATTGAACAAGGACTTCGAAAGGCGATTAAAAAGAATGAGTTAGAGCTGCACTACCAGCCAAAAGTTAGTCTTCAAAATCATCAAATTGTCGGATTAGAAGCATTAATCAGATGGAACCATCCAACGCTTGGTCAGATTTCACCGGGTGAGTTCATTCCGGTAGCCGAGGAAACAGGACTTATCATTCAAATTACCGAATGGGCGCTTCGAACAGCCTGTGCCCAAAATAAAAAGTGGCAAGAAGAAGGAAAGAAAAAGATGCGCGTGGCCGTGAACATTTCAAGCGTTGATTTTGGAGAAGAGTCGTTCATCCACACTGTTCAGAAGGTGTTAAAGGAAACGAATCTCGATCCGCGCTACTTGGAGCTTGAGATTACAGAAAGCGTCGCGATTAAAAATATTGATATTGTCGTCGAAAAATTAAACACGCTACAAGGGCTAGGAATTTTTATTTCAATCGATGATTTCGGATCAGGCTATTCGTCTCTTAGCTATATTAAAAAGCTTCCGATCGATTCACTAAAAATCGACCGTTCGTTTATTAAGGACATCCAAGAGTCTTATAAAGAAGCAAAGATCGTCAAAGCGATCATTGGCCTTGCGCAAAGCTTAAACTTATCCGTTGTTGCAGAAGGCGTCGAACTTGCTGAGCAAGCAGCGCTCCTGCAGCGTGAGCAGTGTGACGAGGTACAGGGGTTTTATTTTAGTAAGCCCCTATCGGTTGGCGATCTTGAAGAGTTGTTTTTTGACATCGAAGCACAGGTTAAAGAGTACGCTCGTGAATATACGACTGAAATGATTGATGAAGTATTGCTTTAGAAGGACCTAACAAGCCGTTAGGTCCTTTTTCCGTGCCTCATACGGTTATGCAGTGATCAATGGTAAGAATATATAGGAGAAGAAATTAAGCTGGAAATTCGGCTAAAAGTTGGGTCATTCGAGTATAAATGTACTGAAGTCTTTGGATGTTGGCACAGTAGTCTTCAGAATATGGGACCGCGTGCTCAAGGATATGGGTAATAATCGTCGCTTCGTTTTGCAAAACCGTTACATCATTCGAATGATCAATACGATCATAAAAGGTTTGTAAATCCATCTATTCGACTCTCTTTCTGCATAAGTTTTCATATTTCCTAATTTTAGATATATAACATAAAAATGTAAATACGTTTTAAAAAAGACGAAAAAGTACATTTAGTCAGAAAGTTCCGACCCGGAGCGTTTAAAAAAGCCATGATCGAGGTGATTCTAGTATAATAGGAAAATGAAAGAGGCTACAGTACAAAAAGGAGGATGGTCCTAATGCAGTTAAAACGAATTCACCACGTGGCCATTATCGTCAGTAACTATGAGCGTTCCAAGGATTTTTATACACGTGTGCTAGGCTGTAACGTAGTAGAAGAAACTTACCGAGCGGAACGAGATTCCTACAAGTTGGATTTAGAGGTAGGAGGCGTTTATCAAATCGAATTGTTTTCATTTCCAGGTGCGCCCCAACGTCCGTCATATCCAGAAGCACGTGGCCTTCGTCACTTAGCATTTTCGGTTGAAAATATAGAGGACGCGGTGAACGAGCTAAGCGATAAAGGGATTAAGGTAGAGGACATTCGCGTCGATCCGATCACGGAGAAACAGTACACGTTTTTTCAAGACCCAGACGGACTGCCGTTAGAGCTATATGAAGACTAAACCGATTATTTCCGTTATTTTACCTACATATAACCGAGAAATCCCACTTGGTGAGCTTTTACAATCACTCGTTCTCCAAACTTTTTCTTCGTTTGAAGTCATTATTGTTAATGACGCAGGTGAGTCTGTAAGGTCGGTGATAGAGCGTTACCCAGAGCTGTCCATTCGCTACGAGGAATTAACAGAGAATGTTGGTCATGTTCATGCCCGGAACCGTGCTGTAGAGTACGCTCAAGGGGAGTATATTTTGCTCATGGACGATGATGACCTTCTTGTCCCAACGCACCTTGAAACGATGTATGAAGCCATCCATGATGCAGACCTTGTCTATTCTGACGCCGAAATTTTCCACTACGAGTGGAATGAGTGGGGGCGAGTTGTGACGAACCGGACCGTTTTTGCGTATGAATACACGCTAGAGGGAATGAGAAGCTTTTCATCTTATATTCCGTCCGGAAGTTTATATAGAAGGTCTTTGCATGAGGAAATTGGGTTGTTTGACGGAGCTATTCATAATTACTGGGACTGGGACTTCTTCCTACGCGTAGCAGATCAACATCGCATTAAGCGCGTTCCGATTGCGGGTGTTCTCTATGCATGGGGAGGCAGTGGCAATCAATCGGCACAGTTGAATAGTAAGAGAGGGGCCTATTTACAGAAGCTTTGTGAGAAGCATGGGCTTGGTCAGCTTCCACAAAAAAACTTTTGGGATATCCGAAGTGAGCCCGCCGTGCAGGCGAGGGCGACCACGACTACCATTGTGTGGGACGGCGTAATTATCCCAGCACGCCCCAACGAAACAAAAAATCCGAACGGCTGATCGTTCGGATTTTTTTGGTTATTCTTTTCGTTTATAGAAAGCGCGTGATACGCCAAGTCCAACGATTCCGAGCGCGATAAATAAAACGGCACGGAGCGGAATTGGAATAAACGGCAAATCGTAAAATACGAGCTTTAGTAGCGTCAACATCAGCATTCCAACACCTGCGTATTTGGCAATGGAGAATCGTTTTGTCAGACCAACGACAATTGCTAATACCGCTAGGAACATCCAAACGAACGTTAAAATAAGGCGCTGTTGCTGCGGTTCGAGGTGCTTAACGGCAGCGAGTGTAAATTCCGTTGAGAACGCTAAAAGAAGCGCAGTTAATATAAAGGACACAAACGTCAAGAAGCTTCCTTTATCTGTTTTTTCGTAACGTGATCCGACATACGTAATGGCGACAAAGCTTGCGATGACAATGAGCCACTGAAACGTTTCAAAGGAAAACGGGTCTTGAATGTTACGCATGAAGACAATCACAAGAGCAGCAAGTGCATAGCTCGTAATTCCAATGAATTTCTGAAGCAGTGATTTTGTTTTAGCTCCAATATAATACACGGCTAACCCATCAAGTAAAAACGCCACTTCGTAATAATCTTCTCCTACAACGTGCCCAATGAAAAAGAGCGAGAAAAACGTAAGCTGAAGTAGAATAAGCACTCTTCTTTGCTCTTTTATCACGAAGCAAAGTCCCGCAAGAACGACGAAACCAATGATTAAAAAGAGCGTAATCGAACGGTCCGACCACATGCTATAAATCCAAGCATAGGTCACCATAAGACTCGTAAGTAGCGTATAACCATGATGATACGGATGCTTTTTATCTCTGATCAGCTGAATTAAAATGAGCGCATATTGAATGAGTACCGGAATCGGGATCATTTTTTTGACGCTGTACGCGGGATCTGTAAACAGATAAAAAGCACCGAGCGCAATATTAAAGAACAAGGCCGTACTGTAGTAAATCGGCCAGAAATGATAGCGAACTGCCACAAGTAAGAAAAGCAAATAAAGCGCGGTTTCATAGCCTAAAAACACATAAGGATTTGGCACTTTTGACTCGATTAAGAATGGCACCAAGATACCGCCAATCATGCTGATAAAGCCGAGCACCTGCGACTTGTAGTAAACGGTAAGAAGCAGCCCAATCATAATCCAGACCAAGTTCAAGATAAAAGCCGTCGTCGGACCACACATGTTATAGAGAACGTGCATTGCAAACGTGGTGATCATCAACAGGGGAACGGCTCCCCCTAACAGCACGTGTCCAAGCTTCATGCGGTCCTTTTTCATTTGAAAGTAACCGACTACAAGCAGAACGGTTGATACGACAAACCCAAGCGCGACTTTTACACTTGGTCTCATAAAGCCATAGTCAGAGGCCGCTTTGAACCCCCAAATGACGCCGACGATAAAAACGAAAATGAAAAGACGCGGTAGCCATGTTTGGATAAATTGATCCAAATTAAAAGGCTGTGGAGTTTTTATTTCCTTGATCGCGACTTCCACGTCTTCATGTTGGACGGCTGATTTATCAGGCTGAAGAACCCCATAAGACGTAGGCGTAATTTCCTTTGATATTGGGTTTTTAATTTTAGTTGATTCAAGCTTCGTAAGTCGTTGTTTTAAGTCATGAACTTCATGCTGCAGAAGTTGAACCTGTTCTTCTAACGTTTTTCTTGATTCATTCATGAAGATCGTTCCATCCTTTCCTTTAAACTAACAATCTATCATTTATTTCCACATAGGGAATTATAGCATAAATGCACTTAAAGTGTAAAATTACTCTTTTTATGAAATTTGACGAAAAGGAACCAAATATTGTAAGGTTTTGATAGCACACTGAAAAAGAGTAGGGGGATTAAGATTGAGTGATATTGCAGGGAAACTTCGTTTGTTGGAAATTAAGGAATTATTGGAGAGAGAAACAGACGAAGAACACGAGCTGTCCACAAAGGAAATCGTTGAAAAGCTTAAATATAAATTTGGAGCAGAATACAAAGTTGATCACAGAGCGATTAAGCGTGATTTAGAAGCACTTATTCAGTCTGAGTTTGATATTATCGAAAATAAAGGGAAGTACGGGGAGATCTTTTATAGTCATCAGCATCGTCTTTTCGAAATGTACGAGCTTCGCTTGTTGGTTGATGCGGTTCTGTCTGCGCGGTTTATTACGAAAAAAGAGTCAGAGCAGCTCATTGAAAAACTAAAGCATTTAACAAGCAATGAGCAAGGAAAGTCGCTTCCAACTCCCGTGTATTTTGATAAAGCCGTTAAAAGTGAGTATCAGCAAATTAAGCTTGATATTGATCATATTCACCAAGCCATTTCGAAAGGAAAAGCGATTGGCTTCCGCTACGGACGCTATAACATTGATAAGCAGTTCACGCTTGGTCGGGATGGGACAGAGTATGTGGTGATGCCACATGCGTTAATATGGACGAATAATTTTTATTATTTAATCGGTGAATTTCAGCCTGAAGGTCAAATTCGTCATTACCGAGTCGATCGCATGAGGGAAGTAACCGTGCTTGATCGCTCTATTAAGAAGAAGGACATTAACATCTCTACATACGTGAATCAAAGCTTTCGTATGTTTGCAGGAGAAGAAGAGTGGTTAAAAATTCAGTTCAGCAATGAATTAATTAATCCAATGCTTGATCACTTTGGATTAGACGTATTCATTCGCAAAGTTGATGACAATTCATTCGAGCTTCAAACGAAAGCGAATATGAGCCAAGGCTTAATTGGATGGATCTTATCATGGGGGAAGCATGCGAAGGTCATTGCGCCGGACCATATCGTTCGTCAAGTGCAGGAAACCATCCAGCACATGCATGAGAACTACAGCTCTGTCATCACCAAATAATGAGAAAATAGAGCTAACACTTTACTAAATTTTACAAAACATTTATAGTAATATAAATAGAGAGTAGAACTATATACCTAAGTGTATGAAGTAACCTCTCTAAGCCTACGAACCATTTACATACGAAGAGGGGATGATGCATAG includes:
- a CDS encoding EAL domain-containing protein translates to MDYQELLGRNVNEILLFFSLCLGLAVIYFTVGILERLRQAEKALRQFWMILASLIVGVGVWGMNYVTMLSFEIIRLPHYEFLYAMEGMGLGVVSTYAALWLASSRKWGTLRLIAPSILLACGLVSMQFISMVGGVPLFTYNRTLLIVCFVISLFISFVCLWVIFDIKRPAQSLYWFSKIVFSVMMTCAIMIAQYIGLAAAKPTPSIGVQTGYFLPVRTEFLVIMFTVFIILLLVLMFVANFMNRHISDERLIKGAIFSSSIDPMIITNNEGRILDLNTSAREIFYTKSWLGEQIQEMLPSSHDFHQLIGKRIELDVRIEKNEWKTVEITVTEIHTEQLPEYLVYIRDITAQRYYEEDLQETNDRYQQLFNSSPLAIIVHRHGEIISANEESLKIVGTMHEYEVVGHSILQFIAPEQVGKVERMIKNLLKGEIDHNALLKEIKIHNMQGDELYIETRSNVIKMRGMFYVQTIIKDITETRKVKNSVRYIDYQDELTGLPNGGLFNTLAHNMLEKAKKEKTSVSVLLIDLDRFRYVNEQYGRDVGDQLLKEVVKRIKKLLVANDILSRFGSDNFLLVTSGLTRNEVHSLAKDMLEAIQEVFFIEGESISLSASIGVSLFPKNSLVLNTLIRQADLAMYHTKKHGRNNLSFYEATMKTTDTRQMMIEQGLRKAIKKNELELHYQPKVSLQNHQIVGLEALIRWNHPTLGQISPGEFIPVAEETGLIIQITEWALRTACAQNKKWQEEGKKKMRVAVNISSVDFGEESFIHTVQKVLKETNLDPRYLELEITESVAIKNIDIVVEKLNTLQGLGIFISIDDFGSGYSSLSYIKKLPIDSLKIDRSFIKDIQESYKEAKIVKAIIGLAQSLNLSVVAEGVELAEQAALLQREQCDEVQGFYFSKPLSVGDLEELFFDIEAQVKEYAREYTTEMIDEVLL
- the gloA2 gene encoding SMU1112c/YaeR family gloxylase I-like metalloprotein, which produces MQLKRIHHVAIIVSNYERSKDFYTRVLGCNVVEETYRAERDSYKLDLEVGGVYQIELFSFPGAPQRPSYPEARGLRHLAFSVENIEDAVNELSDKGIKVEDIRVDPITEKQYTFFQDPDGLPLELYED
- a CDS encoding glycosyltransferase family 2 protein, translating into MKTKPIISVILPTYNREIPLGELLQSLVLQTFSSFEVIIVNDAGESVRSVIERYPELSIRYEELTENVGHVHARNRAVEYAQGEYILLMDDDDLLVPTHLETMYEAIHDADLVYSDAEIFHYEWNEWGRVVTNRTVFAYEYTLEGMRSFSSYIPSGSLYRRSLHEEIGLFDGAIHNYWDWDFFLRVADQHRIKRVPIAGVLYAWGGSGNQSAQLNSKRGAYLQKLCEKHGLGQLPQKNFWDIRSEPAVQARATTTTIVWDGVIIPARPNETKNPNG
- a CDS encoding DUF2339 domain-containing protein, with protein sequence MNESRKTLEEQVQLLQHEVHDLKQRLTKLESTKIKNPISKEITPTSYGVLQPDKSAVQHEDVEVAIKEIKTPQPFNLDQFIQTWLPRLFIFVFIVGVIWGFKAASDYGFMRPSVKVALGFVVSTVLLVVGYFQMKKDRMKLGHVLLGGAVPLLMITTFAMHVLYNMCGPTTAFILNLVWIMIGLLLTVYYKSQVLGFISMIGGILVPFLIESKVPNPYVFLGYETALYLLFLLVAVRYHFWPIYYSTALFFNIALGAFYLFTDPAYSVKKMIPIPVLIQYALILIQLIRDKKHPYHHGYTLLTSLMVTYAWIYSMWSDRSITLFLIIGFVVLAGLCFVIKEQRRVLILLQLTFFSLFFIGHVVGEDYYEVAFLLDGLAVYYIGAKTKSLLQKFIGITSYALAALVIVFMRNIQDPFSFETFQWLIVIASFVAITYVGSRYEKTDKGSFLTFVSFILTALLLAFSTEFTLAAVKHLEPQQQRLILTFVWMFLAVLAIVVGLTKRFSIAKYAGVGMLMLTLLKLVFYDLPFIPIPLRAVLFIALGIVGLGVSRAFYKRKE
- a CDS encoding helix-turn-helix transcriptional regulator translates to MSDIAGKLRLLEIKELLERETDEEHELSTKEIVEKLKYKFGAEYKVDHRAIKRDLEALIQSEFDIIENKGKYGEIFYSHQHRLFEMYELRLLVDAVLSARFITKKESEQLIEKLKHLTSNEQGKSLPTPVYFDKAVKSEYQQIKLDIDHIHQAISKGKAIGFRYGRYNIDKQFTLGRDGTEYVVMPHALIWTNNFYYLIGEFQPEGQIRHYRVDRMREVTVLDRSIKKKDINISTYVNQSFRMFAGEEEWLKIQFSNELINPMLDHFGLDVFIRKVDDNSFELQTKANMSQGLIGWILSWGKHAKVIAPDHIVRQVQETIQHMHENYSSVITK